The DNA window TGGAAAAACAGCCATTATATGCAAAAAAATTATTATATCAAAGTGAAGACGGTGCAGTTGAAGGAAACTTTATAATTGGTGAAGATACATTATGGGCTAACCGTAAAGTAATCTCAGAGATATTTGGGACAACACAACAAAATATATCAATCCATTTCAGTAATATTATACAGGAAGGAGAACTTATTGAAAATGAAGTAAGTATAAATGAAAATGAATTATTTAAAGATTATACTGAGTTTAGAAAGGATTCCTTTCTAAACTCTAAAAAAGGTGGTAGACCTGAAAAATGGTATAATCTTGATGCAATCATATCAATAGGATACCGTATAAATAGTAAAGAAGCAACACAATTCAGAAAATGGTCAAACAGAATATTAAAGGAGTATATGATAAAAGGATTTGTACTTGACGATGAAAGACTAAAAAATGGAGGTATATTTGGAAAAGATTACTTCGACGAATTACTTGAAAGAATCAAAGAAATAAGAGCAAGTGAAAGAAGATTCTACCAGAAAGTAACAGATTTATTCGCGGAATGCAGTTATGATTATAATTCTAATTCAGAAATAGCTAAAGAATTTTATGCAACAATACAAAATAAACTACATTATGCTGTAACAAATCAAACAGCAGCCGAAATTATTTCAAGCAGAGCTGACCATAACAAAGATAATATGGGATTAACCACTTGGAGTAATGCCCCTTATGGTAAAATCATTAAAAAAGACACTATTATAGCAAAAAACTATTTAAATAAAAATGAATTATCTGAATTAAACAATATTGTTAACATGTATCTAGATTATGCTGAAAACCAAGCAAAAAGACATAAAGCAATGTCGATGAAAGATTGGAGTAAAAAATTAGATGATTTTTTAGAGTTCTATGAATATGAACAACTTAAAGGTAAAGGTGAAATTAGTAGTGAAAAAGCTAAACAAAAAGTCACTAAAGAATATGAATTATACAGAACAATCCAAGATAAAAAATTCAAATCAGATTATGATCATTTAATGGATGAAGTTGAAAATATAAAATAATAGGGAGGGTAAAAGATTATGAATTATAATAAAATATACATGATACTAGCCATCATATGCACAATAACAATAATATGTACATGTGCATTCATAATAAACAATATAAACACACACGAACCAACCACCAACAACACCACAAACAACAATAATAATAGTACACTTAACAATACCATAAACAACACTACAATATCAGAAGATAACCAAGAAAATACTAATAATGGTAATGATGGTAATAGTGAAGATAACAATAACAATAATAATGGAGAATCCAGTGAATCATATGAAGAACAAGGATACCATTATTCACCACAAACAGGAGGATACATTAAATATACTGATAATGGAGCAGTAGATCCCGACGGGAAAGTAGTAATACCAAACTCAATGAGATAAAAAAATAATATAAAAAAAGAAAAAATAAATAATAAAAATAATATAATAATAATATAAAAATATAAAAAGGAGCCCCAAAAAAGAATAAAAAGAAGAATACAATAAAAAAAATGAGTAAAATTTCTAAAAAATAGTTTTAATATATATGTACATCATTAGGTTAATGATTGATTTTAGTGGCAGCTAATAACCAATCACCTAATGATTGGTTACATATGCAAAAAAAGTATATTTACATTGGAATGTGAAAAATATTTTTTTAATAGTAACCATTACTAATTTTGTTTACTATTATATTTATATTTTTATGTAATTATTTATTCAAATCTTTTGAAGCTATTACATAAATTTTATCATTCTTAACCTCAACTGACCATTTCATTGTGTCACCAGGTTTTACTTTTAAAATTTTAACTATTTCTTTTGGCAATCCTACTTTTAATGATTTTGTTTTAGGATTTGCATAATTAATTTTTGAGGTATATTCAAACATTTTCATACTCCCCTTTTTATTTATATTACTATTTATATTTGTATTCAAGTATATAAATAAATAACTATTAAAATATATACCTAAATAGATACTTTTATATATTATATAAAACAATTATAAATTAAGAAGAAAAATTAAGTGGCAGCTTAATTTCTTCAAAAGATAATGGAATGTGAAAAATATGGAGAGAATTTGTAAAGGAGATTCCTCCAGTATAAATGGTTTTATTTGTACTGAGGAGGACCTAAAAAAATTAGTAGACAATGCAATCACAATTGCATTGCAGAAATACGATAGAGAAACTACTTCTACACCTGAGGTGATTATATGATTACAGTCTATGATCACCCAGAATATGATGAACCAGTATTCCTTGATGAAACACCAATCGAGGATTTACTCTTCAACGACCCATCAAGCATATACGAGGAATTATATCCAAGTATACCTGATGAGGAGTTTAACTTCATCCAGATGATTTTTGAAGATCATTTGGATGAGATGATAAGGGAACATGAGGGGGGTGATTCTTTATGAATCACTTCAAAGCATACTGTCTCGGGTTTGAGAGAGGAGTAAGAACAAATACCCTTTACGAATGGGTAGGGGACTCCAGGTTTGAAGAAAGTTTCCGGAAAGGGAACATTGATGGAGTGGATTTTGAAGGTGATTATGAATGATTAAGAACCTCAAAAATCGGTTATGCCTCAGGATTGATGATTTTTTAAGAGAGATTACCTATGAATATAGGAAAGGTTGCAGGGCTGCTGAAAGGCAGCCTGTCCGCCTTTATAAAAAAGAAGGTGATTAGATGGAATCCACTATTGAACGAACAATGAAGATAATGGAATCAAGCAAAACCATCTTGACACAAACTAAATCAAGATGCAGTCAGGACCCGGCAGTCTACAGATGCCTTGATGAGGAAGGAACATTGCAAGGAAAATGTAACGTATTTCGTCTTAAGATTCCACAGATACTTGAAATAAATAGAAGAATACAATCAGGAGAATCAACAAGACAAATAGCTGAAGACTATCCTATAAGCCAAGCAAGTTTGATTGAGACCATGAAGAAATATTATTCCGGTCTCTTTGAACCAGCTATTGCTCAATATTGCCGACTACAAAAATAAGTAGGGGGGGTTAAACCATGTTAGAATTCAAAAAAAGGAATGCTGAAAACACATTAAAAAAAGTGCTTATATATGGGTATGACGGGAGTGGTAAATCCACTTTCGCCGAGAAATATTGCAGGCAAAATGGATTGAATCCCGTCTGCATTGACGTGGATGACACCAACTTCACTACTGTTCCTTTAATCACATTAGAGGATTGTAATAATTCAATACGTGTAACAAAGAAAGTAGTTGAAATCATATGTGAAGTTGCAGCAAAAAACAATGATTATGATACTATAATCATTGATGGAATTAGCAGTTTATTTGAATTGTTGGTTGGTCAGGGAAAAGGATTATCCAAATATTCCGAGAGAGCCTCTAATGGTGCAAAGATCTTCCGTAAACTCCAGCAATCAGGATTGAATATTATCTTCATCGGGCAGGCAGACATGAAGGTAATAATTAACGAGGACAATGCGAAACCGAACAAGTTAATCATGAAAGTAAACAGCATGGTTAATGAGAAGTATCTATGCACATGCATAGACGGGAAATATGATGTTGAGACTGAAAAATGCAGAACAATAAAGGAGGGTGATGTGGATGGATCACTATAACCCTCCATCCCGTCTTTTTAAACGGGCGAACAAGCTTGTGAAGGATGCGGTTGTAACTTTCATATCCGAGGATACTGTTGAGGTAGAATTCCCTTCAACAGACCCGACAGGACCTAATGTTGTGCATTGCAATGAGAACGGTTTATGGTTCTGCACATGCCAAAATTACCACTACAGCAAAAAGCCAGGTTATGGTGAGTATATGTGCAAACATATGCTAGCAGCAATAATCTTCTTGTCCAAAATGGATTTTCAGAATCCAAGCAAGGATGGGGACATACAATTAACATTCTAAAAAAAAGTGGGGGTTTTTATGGTGATTGAGGATAATCTTTTAAGGGTTGTTAAAAGTAGTAGAATTCCTGTTAGTGATGCAGTTAAAATAGCTCAGACAATTATTTCAGAGAAAATTAAATGTAAAAAATTGGAGCAAGAGATCTTAAAAATTAATGAGGAATGTATTGAGTATAATTCTGAAAAAGCTGATTTGAACATTAAGAAAATGGAATTATTATTAGAACTCAATGAAACTAACATTAATTGGTTAGAATTGAAAATTAACAAGTTAGAAAAAGAGATTTTAGAAGAGGGGTCTTTAAATGAAAATGCCAAAGAATTTTAGGACTACTGCACGTATTACTGGTGAAGATAAACAGTTCTTGAAGGATCATAATATTACTTCTAGTGATGCAATTGCGAAGTACTGTGAAATTATGAGAAATCATGATGAAAGACTTCTTGCAGAAAAAAGATTACTTGAACTTGAGCAAACTCAACTTGATTCCAGGGCTTATGAAATTAACAACAGATTAAATGAGATCAATGAAGTATGGAAGTTACGGAATAAATCTAAACAAGAAACTTTAGAGGATGATTTAATTAGTAGAATGGCTTCTGTACTTGTTAATAATGGTTATTGTATTAATAATCAGAATGAAGCTATTTTTAATAAGCCTAATGTTCAAGATTGTATGTTTAAATATTCTAATCAATCAAATTTGGATTATGATACTTTTAAAGAAAGGGTTATTGATTATGTCATACATCAATGACTGACATTTCTGAGAGTATATATTTAGCCATGTCAGACATTCTACCGGCAAATGTCAGACATTGGTTAATATGGATATTTTATTATGACTGACATTAATGTCTGACAATACTACTACTACTACTACTACTACTACTACTACTACTACTACTACTACTACTACTACTACTACTACTACTACTACTAAACTAAAACTAAAAAACTAAAAAACAATTGTTAAATTTTAATTAAAAATTTAGAGGATTGAAAATTATAGAAATGAGCTTTATTGAATGATTGTTTTGGTTGGTTAGAAATCCATAAGGATTTTTGATTATTTTATAATAAGTGAAAGAAGACGGTACAAATGGATGTTGAAAAAATTGAACATGAGTTACAGAAAATACGGGACAATAAAATACAAAATATTGTTGAGGTTTTAACTGCTGCTGTATATGATGAAAGATATTATGATGTTTTTCTAGATCTGCAGAACTTCAGTATTATTTATAGGGAAGTTGAACCGGATGAGCAAGTTGAATTATATGGGGATAAGTTTAAATTGTTAAGTTTTAATCCAGACAGTTTTAATCGTTTGGGTGGTGAATCAGAAGTTCGCCGTGAGATTGGAGCGTATGTTAAAAAAGAGCTACTTAATGATTTAAATAAAGTAAAGTGATTGGGTATGTATGTTAATCAGGATGGTATTAAATATAAGGAAAACAGGACTGTCTGCACAGATTGTAAATACAATTGTAAACTTGGAGGGAGTAGTTATTGTATTAAAAAACATCATTTTTTAACAGTAAATACTTCTCCACAGAAATTTTGTAATGAGTTTAATAAAAGAAGATTAATCCGACATCGGGTGATTGTAATATGATAATTAAAGCAATGTTAGAAACGTTTAGTATTGCAATAATATTTTCAGTACTATTGTTTGCTGCTATCCAGAGGTGAATACTTATGGTTGAGGCGAGGCAAGTTACAGGTGAAGAACTCTATGAAAGCATTAATAAATATATTCAGTCTGGAAGATACCAGGCAATAATTATTACCACGGAACATAGTCGTAGAATTATTCACTTAAAGAGATGCAATATAATCAGTAAAGTTGAGTTCGGTGGTGAAATTTTAACATTTATCCGGTATATTGGTGATGAGATGATAGATCGTCTAGAGTTAAATGTTAATGTTATCAAAACTGTTGATGGAATATTATTCCCATAAAAAAATGTTAAAAGGGGTTAATTTAAATGGCTACAATTTATGAACAAATTATAGATAACTTGAAAAAAATTAAAGAAACCAATGAGGAAATAATTAATTTATACATTCAGATGTCTTATATGGGTTTCGCGGATAGGATAAAGTTAGTTGACACGATTTCACTTAAAAAAGAGAAAGTAGAGAATTATGAGAGGGAAATTATTGAGTTACTTGAAGATGCTGGGTTTAAATGAATGTTGAATAAAGGTTTTAAAGGCATGATTGAGGAGGTGTGGAAGTTTGATTTTAACAAATTATGACGTGGCAATCATTAAGAAAGTTTATAATGAAATGAGGCGGCACAATTCTGAATCTGATGATTATAATGAAGCATTAAAAGATTTGGAATTACTTATTGGAAGAATAAAGCAGTAGGGTTGGTAGAATTTTATGACTAAGATAATATACTACAATCAGAGTTTATGTAGGGAAGACTGCAATGAATGTGTTTCTGTCTGTGAGGGCAAATGCCTTGATAAGAATGAGGAATATAATTTCCTCATTCTCACAGATCCATCAAAATGCACGTGGTGTGAATCATGTTATATGGTTTGTGAGGCAGGTGCATTGAATCTGCAGTTTATTGATGATAACCGTGATATTGTTAAAATGAATGATTAAATTATGGATGATAAAATATTTAAAGGAATAGAAGGTTATATGTATGAATCTTTTAAATCAGGAAATTCAAGCTATTGAATTTGAAGAATTAGATGATTATGATACAGTTAAGTATTATGAGGATAAATTAGGTGAATTAGAGGTTGAGTTGAAGAAGAGACTAGATAAAGTTTTAGATTAACATGTCTAATGAACTAAAAGCTATTAAGGCTGTAATTTCCTTTTACACTTTAAAGGTGGAGGAATTGCAGGATAGGAAAAAATCTGAGGATTTAAATGATAATCAATTATATATGGTTAATCATTTAATCGGATTTTATGAGAATAAGATTGATGAATTATATTCAAAAATACTTTGATGACTTATGATATCTACTGTGCAATTAACATTAGAGGAAGATGTTCACTACAATGCGAAATGCAGTTATTGTGGTAAGCCTTTTGATAAAAGTAAATTGCCGAATCGTGTGATGTATTGTAGTGATGAGTGTCGTCGTAATGCTCTTCGTGAGCAGAAGGCTGCATATCAGCGTAGGAGGAGGAAGCTTATCCGTGATGGTGTTTTGATTGTTCGTGATACTGAGAAGCCTCCTTTGGGTACTGGGTTTCTTAGTAAGCATCGTCATCAGGATTTTGGTAGGGAGTATCGTGCTATTGAAAATGAGAAAAAAAGATTAAAATTATAAGAAAAACATTTAAATTAAAATTGAAATAATAATAAATATATAAATTTTTTTTTATATAAAACTTTAAGAGGTTAATATAATGAAGAAAATAAGTAATATTATGTTCGATAATATGGGGGAAAATCACACATTCCCAAATGGATGGTTTCTTATAATTGATTATGCGGAGACTAATGACTTTGGGGATTGGAGTCAGATTTCCGGTAAAATTAGAAGAACACAATTATTTGATGAAAATAATAATCTGATCACAGA is part of the Methanobrevibacter boviskoreani JH1 genome and encodes:
- a CDS encoding AbrB/MazE/SpoVT family DNA-binding domain-containing protein gives rise to the protein MFEYTSKINYANPKTKSLKVGLPKEIVKILKVKPGDTMKWSVEVKNDKIYVIASKDLNK
- a CDS encoding AAA family ATPase; amino-acid sequence: MLEFKKRNAENTLKKVLIYGYDGSGKSTFAEKYCRQNGLNPVCIDVDDTNFTTVPLITLEDCNNSIRVTKKVVEIICEVAAKNNDYDTIIIDGISSLFELLVGQGKGLSKYSERASNGAKIFRKLQQSGLNIIFIGQADMKVIINEDNAKPNKLIMKVNSMVNEKYLCTCIDGKYDVETEKCRTIKEGDVDGSL
- a CDS encoding 4Fe-4S dicluster domain-containing protein — translated: MTKIIYYNQSLCREDCNECVSVCEGKCLDKNEEYNFLILTDPSKCTWCESCYMVCEAGALNLQFIDDNRDIVKMND
- the rhuM gene encoding virulence RhuM family protein, with the translated sequence MEKQPLYAKKLLYQSEDGAVEGNFIIGEDTLWANRKVISEIFGTTQQNISIHFSNIIQEGELIENEVSINENELFKDYTEFRKDSFLNSKKGGRPEKWYNLDAIISIGYRINSKEATQFRKWSNRILKEYMIKGFVLDDERLKNGGIFGKDYFDELLERIKEIRASERRFYQKVTDLFAECSYDYNSNSEIAKEFYATIQNKLHYAVTNQTAAEIISSRADHNKDNMGLTTWSNAPYGKIIKKDTIIAKNYLNKNELSELNNIVNMYLDYAENQAKRHKAMSMKDWSKKLDDFLEFYEYEQLKGKGEISSEKAKQKVTKEYELYRTIQDKKFKSDYDHLMDEVENIK